Proteins from a genomic interval of Pseudomonas paeninsulae:
- the accA gene encoding acetyl-CoA carboxylase carboxyl transferase subunit alpha — translation MNPNFLDFEQPIADLQAKIEELRLVGNDNSLNISDEIARLQVKSSALTESIFSNLSSWQIAKLARHPHRPYTLDYLQHIFTEFDELHGDRHFSDDPAIVGGVARLDGEPVMVIGHQKGREVREKVRRNFGMPRPEGYRKACRLMEMAERFKMPILTFIDTPGAYPGIDAEERGQSEAIAWNLRVMARLKTPIIATVIGEGGSGGALAIGVCDQLNMLQYSTYAVISPEGCASILWKTADKAPDAAEAMGITAERLKGLGIVDQVIGEPLGGAHRDPVAAAESVRQELAVQLDMLRKFDTAELLARRYERLMSYGIA, via the coding sequence ATGAACCCGAATTTTCTCGATTTCGAACAGCCGATCGCCGACCTGCAAGCCAAGATCGAAGAGCTTCGCCTGGTCGGTAACGACAACTCGTTGAACATCAGCGATGAGATCGCCCGCCTGCAGGTCAAGAGCAGTGCTCTGACCGAAAGTATTTTCAGTAACCTGAGCAGCTGGCAGATTGCCAAGCTCGCCCGTCACCCGCACCGGCCTTACACCCTGGACTATCTGCAGCACATTTTCACCGAATTTGACGAACTGCACGGTGATCGGCATTTCTCCGATGACCCGGCGATAGTCGGCGGTGTCGCCCGTCTGGATGGTGAGCCGGTGATGGTGATCGGCCACCAGAAGGGCCGTGAGGTGCGCGAGAAGGTACGCCGCAATTTCGGCATGCCGCGCCCGGAAGGTTACCGCAAAGCCTGTCGCCTGATGGAAATGGCCGAGCGCTTCAAGATGCCGATCCTGACCTTTATCGACACCCCGGGCGCCTACCCGGGCATCGACGCCGAAGAGCGTGGGCAGAGCGAGGCGATTGCCTGGAACCTGCGGGTGATGGCGCGTCTGAAAACTCCGATCATCGCCACCGTGATTGGTGAGGGTGGTTCCGGCGGTGCTCTGGCGATTGGCGTTTGCGACCAGCTGAACATGCTGCAGTACTCGACTTACGCGGTGATTTCGCCGGAAGGCTGTGCCTCGATTCTGTGGAAAACTGCAGATAAGGCCCCGGACGCCGCGGAAGCCATGGGTATCACGGCCGAGCGCCTGAAAGGCCTGGGGATTGTCGATCAGGTGATTGGCGAGCCATTGGGCGGCGCCCATCGCGATCCAGTCGCTGCCGCCGAATCGGTGCGCCAGGAGCTGGCGGTTCAGTTGGACATGCTGCGTAAATTCGATACCGCCGAACTGCTGGCTCGTCGTTATGAGCGCTTGATGAGCTACGGCATCGCCTGA
- a CDS encoding CTP synthase yields the protein MTRFIFVTGGVVSSLGKGIASASLAAILEARGLKVTMLKLDPYINVDPGTMSPFQHGEVFVTHDGAETDLDLGHYERFIRTTMTQDNNFTTGRVYEHVLRKERRGDYLGATIQVIPHITDEIKRRIIKGAGDADVAMVEIGGTVGDIESQPFLEAIRQLRVEVGAKRAMLMHLTLVPYIATAGETKTKPTQHSVKELRSIGLQPDVLICRSDHPVDISSRRKIALFTNVEERAVISLEDVDTIYKIPGVLHAQGVDDFVVERFGLECGGADLSEWERVVDAKLNPEHEVTIAMVGKYMELLDAYKSLIEAMSHAGIQSRTKVNLRYIDSEDIENQGTALLEGVDAILVPGGFGLRGVEGKITTVQFARENKIPYLGICLGMQVAVIEFARNVLGWSDANSTEFDNSSSHPVVGLITEWQDATGVTEQRSNASDLGGTMRLGAQDCQLLSGSQVHQCYGKDVIVERHRHRYEVNNNLLPQLIEAGLKVTGRSGDGALVEVIEAPDHPWFVACQFHPEFTSTPRDGHPLFSGFVNAALAQHAKKA from the coding sequence ATGACGCGCTTCATCTTCGTCACGGGTGGTGTTGTTTCTTCATTGGGGAAAGGCATCGCCTCGGCTTCATTGGCGGCTATCCTGGAGGCGCGGGGCCTGAAGGTCACGATGCTCAAGCTGGATCCCTATATCAACGTCGATCCGGGCACCATGAGTCCGTTCCAGCACGGCGAGGTGTTCGTCACCCACGACGGCGCCGAGACCGACCTCGACCTGGGCCATTACGAGCGGTTCATCCGCACCACCATGACCCAGGACAACAACTTCACCACCGGCCGGGTTTACGAGCACGTGCTGCGCAAAGAGCGCCGTGGCGATTACCTGGGCGCGACCATTCAGGTCATCCCGCACATCACCGACGAGATCAAGCGCCGCATCATCAAGGGTGCCGGCGATGCCGATGTGGCCATGGTCGAGATCGGCGGCACCGTGGGCGACATCGAGTCGCAGCCGTTCCTCGAAGCCATCCGCCAGTTGCGCGTGGAAGTGGGCGCCAAGCGCGCCATGCTCATGCACCTGACGCTGGTGCCGTACATCGCGACTGCCGGCGAGACCAAGACCAAGCCGACCCAGCATTCGGTGAAGGAACTGCGTTCCATCGGTCTGCAGCCCGACGTGCTGATCTGCCGCTCCGATCATCCGGTGGATATCTCCTCGCGGCGCAAGATCGCCCTGTTCACCAACGTCGAAGAGCGTGCGGTGATTTCCCTGGAAGACGTCGACACCATCTACAAGATTCCGGGCGTACTGCATGCCCAGGGAGTGGATGATTTCGTCGTCGAGCGCTTCGGTCTGGAGTGCGGCGGTGCCGATTTGTCAGAGTGGGAGCGGGTGGTCGACGCCAAGCTCAACCCTGAGCATGAAGTCACCATCGCCATGGTCGGCAAGTACATGGAACTGCTGGATGCCTACAAGTCGCTAATCGAAGCGATGAGCCATGCCGGCATCCAGAGCCGCACCAAGGTCAACCTGCGCTATATCGACTCCGAAGACATCGAGAACCAGGGCACCGCCTTGCTCGAAGGCGTCGATGCGATCCTGGTGCCCGGTGGCTTCGGCCTGCGTGGCGTGGAAGGCAAGATCACCACTGTGCAGTTTGCCCGCGAGAACAAGATTCCTTACCTGGGTATCTGCCTGGGCATGCAGGTTGCGGTGATCGAGTTCGCCCGCAATGTGCTGGGCTGGAGTGATGCCAACTCCACCGAATTCGACAACAGCAGCAGCCACCCGGTAGTCGGTCTGATCACCGAATGGCAGGACGCCACCGGCGTCACCGAGCAGCGCAGCAATGCCTCCGACCTGGGCGGCACCATGCGCCTCGGAGCTCAGGATTGCCAGCTGCTCAGCGGCTCGCAAGTGCATCAGTGCTACGGCAAGGACGTAATTGTCGAGCGCCATCGCCATCGCTATGAAGTGAACAATAACCTGCTGCCGCAGCTGATCGAGGCTGGCCTCAAGGTCACCGGTCGTTCCGGTGACGGCGCCCTGGTCGAAGTGATAGAAGCGCCGGATCATCCGTGGTTCGTCGCCTGCCAGTTCCACCCGGAGTTCACTTCGACGCCGCGCGACGGTCATCCGTTGTTCAGCGGTTTCGTCAACGCTGCGCTGGCCCAGCACGCGAAGAAGGCATAA
- the tilS gene encoding tRNA lysidine(34) synthetase TilS: MSLESRVLTALAPWRDAPAWRIALSGGLDSTVLLHLLVGLAQREALPPLSAIHIHHGLQAVADTWPAHCRRLCDVLGVPLQVEPVQVQPGASVERAARQARYAAFRALLGPGEVLLAAQHRDDQAETLLFRLLRGAGVQGLAAMQQSRPLGAGQLLRPLLQCSRAELQAYADEHQLRWVEDPSNADSRFSRNYLRHQVLPLLTRRWPQAAASMARAAEHLGEAAQLLDELAQQDLQAAQAPCEFAWLNLPSVSLAPLRALNDARQCNALRYWLRSLTPMPDSEHWAGWRALRDAAGDAVPIWRLAAGELRRADQRLWWLNGDWLCMPQTPDVQLSPGRWLPLAGNGCVRVEGQLPAGDWRLAYRQGGEVMSLPGRGHRDLKRLLNEQRVPAFVRPRLPLLLCNGVLQAVANLPGLDGANGGQWQLSWQPPINDQGLSW; this comes from the coding sequence ATGTCCCTCGAATCCCGCGTGCTGACGGCTCTGGCTCCCTGGCGCGATGCGCCGGCCTGGCGTATCGCGCTTTCCGGCGGCCTGGATTCAACCGTGCTGCTGCATCTTCTGGTTGGTCTCGCGCAACGCGAGGCGTTACCGCCGCTTTCCGCTATTCATATTCATCACGGCTTGCAAGCAGTTGCCGATACCTGGCCGGCGCACTGTCGTCGGTTGTGTGATGTGCTGGGTGTGCCGCTGCAGGTGGAGCCTGTGCAGGTGCAGCCGGGGGCCAGCGTCGAGCGCGCCGCACGGCAAGCGCGCTATGCGGCTTTTCGCGCGCTGCTGGGTCCGGGCGAGGTTTTGCTGGCGGCGCAGCATCGCGATGATCAGGCGGAAACCCTGCTATTTCGCCTGCTGCGCGGCGCCGGCGTGCAAGGCTTAGCGGCTATGCAGCAGAGTCGGCCGCTCGGTGCCGGGCAGCTGCTACGGCCGCTGTTGCAGTGTTCCCGTGCCGAGTTGCAGGCTTATGCCGACGAACATCAGCTGCGCTGGGTGGAGGATCCGTCGAATGCCGATAGCCGCTTCTCGCGCAATTACTTGCGCCATCAGGTCTTGCCGCTCCTGACTAGGCGCTGGCCGCAGGCGGCGGCCAGCATGGCGCGTGCGGCGGAGCATCTGGGCGAGGCTGCTCAGCTGCTCGATGAACTGGCGCAGCAGGACTTGCAGGCTGCGCAGGCGCCCTGCGAGTTTGCCTGGCTCAATCTGCCCAGCGTGTCCCTGGCGCCGTTGCGGGCGTTGAACGATGCCCGTCAGTGCAATGCCCTGCGCTACTGGCTGCGCAGCCTCACTCCTATGCCGGACAGTGAGCACTGGGCCGGCTGGCGGGCGTTGCGCGATGCGGCCGGTGACGCCGTCCCGATCTGGCGTCTGGCGGCAGGCGAGTTGCGTCGAGCCGACCAGCGGTTGTGGTGGCTCAACGGCGACTGGCTGTGCATGCCGCAAACGCCTGACGTTCAGCTCAGTCCTGGGCGTTGGTTGCCGCTGGCAGGCAATGGTTGCGTGCGTGTCGAGGGCCAGTTGCCAGCCGGCGACTGGCGTTTGGCCTATCGCCAGGGGGGCGAGGTCATGAGCCTGCCTGGGCGCGGTCATCGCGATTTGAAACGTTTGCTTAATGAGCAGCGGGTGCCGGCGTTTGTCCGTCCGCGCTTGCCCCTGCTGTTGTGCAATGGCGTGTTGCAGGCCGTGGCTAATCTTCCCGGTTTGGATGGGGCGAATGGTGGCCAATGGCAACTCAGTTGGCAGCCACCGATCAATGATCAAGGTTTGAGCTGGTAA